Proteins encoded in a region of the Rhodopirellula islandica genome:
- the flhF gene encoding flagellar biosynthesis protein FlhF, with product MHIRTFRAANLQAALADIRNQMGPEASVLHTRQVRNGWMGWLGRTHVEVTAGLHGGPVEGAMNDNAGNPVLANYAEEPLQPADVRSVNSVAASSGYGASPTGIPGGSGGRNPAEATYQKFDAAHQLRSGSVTGSEAGQGGFYGSGYSSSELTPADSLSLRLLQAGVEESTARRWMASASSFAAGIADSESAVQNDQRWMEHLQRAVARELNLCGPIRTQPGDRHIVALVGPTGVGKTTTVAKLAAGFRIEARRRVGLLTIDTYRIAAVQQLKAYAEIMDLPMQVVEKPEQMETALSALGDVDLVLIDTAGRSPRSDARIEQLSEFLRAAHPDETHLVLSATSSGESIRTSLEGFAPVRANAVTLTKLDETPCTAAVLAALTGRDRGVAPPLSYLTNGQQVPDDIAVADASGLVAQLLPQMPTAGLGEMGFETMDGYESLPYGEAA from the coding sequence ATGCATATCAGAACTTTTCGAGCAGCGAATCTGCAAGCGGCTCTTGCCGACATCCGAAATCAAATGGGCCCGGAGGCTTCCGTGCTTCATACGCGGCAGGTCCGCAATGGCTGGATGGGCTGGCTTGGCCGGACTCACGTGGAAGTCACCGCGGGGTTGCATGGTGGTCCTGTTGAAGGGGCCATGAACGACAACGCAGGCAATCCTGTTCTCGCGAATTATGCGGAGGAGCCGTTGCAGCCTGCGGATGTTCGCTCTGTGAATTCAGTGGCAGCGTCGTCCGGTTACGGTGCCTCACCCACTGGCATCCCAGGGGGCTCTGGCGGTCGAAATCCAGCGGAAGCGACCTATCAAAAATTTGACGCAGCCCATCAACTTCGCTCGGGTTCCGTGACTGGATCCGAGGCAGGGCAGGGCGGTTTTTATGGTTCGGGGTATTCCTCCTCGGAGCTGACTCCGGCCGATTCCTTGTCGTTGCGGTTGTTGCAGGCTGGGGTGGAGGAGTCCACGGCTCGCCGTTGGATGGCTTCGGCGTCCAGCTTCGCCGCCGGAATCGCCGATTCGGAGTCCGCGGTTCAGAACGACCAGCGTTGGATGGAGCATTTGCAACGCGCTGTCGCGAGGGAGTTGAACCTTTGCGGTCCGATTCGAACTCAGCCCGGTGACCGGCACATTGTCGCGTTGGTCGGCCCGACGGGCGTTGGCAAGACGACGACGGTTGCCAAGTTGGCGGCCGGGTTTCGGATTGAAGCTCGCCGACGCGTGGGATTGCTGACCATCGACACGTACCGAATCGCGGCGGTCCAGCAACTCAAGGCTTACGCCGAGATCATGGACCTGCCGATGCAGGTCGTTGAAAAACCCGAACAGATGGAAACGGCGCTCAGTGCGTTGGGGGATGTGGACCTGGTCTTGATCGACACGGCTGGACGCAGTCCCCGCAGTGACGCCCGGATCGAACAGCTCTCCGAGTTCTTGCGAGCGGCGCACCCTGACGAAACACACTTGGTTCTCAGTGCGACCAGTTCGGGTGAAAGCATCCGAACGAGTTTGGAAGGTTTCGCCCCGGTGCGAGCCAACGCGGTCACGCTGACGAAACTGGACGAGACACCTTGCACTGCCGCTGTGTTAGCTGCATTGACGGGGCGTGATCGTGGCGTCGCGCCGCCACTGAGCTATTTGACCAACGGTCAGCAGGTTCCGGATGACATCGCCGTGGCAGATGCCTCTGGCTTGGTGGCACAGTTATTGCCACAGATGCCTACCGCTGGATTGGGGGAGATGGGTTTTGAGACAATGGACGGGTACGAATCCTTGCCCTATGGCGAGGCGGCCTGA
- a CDS encoding CvpA family protein has translation MQTYDILMTIILVGATLLGAIRGFAWQLASIASIVVSYAVAYHYREPFSQNIHAAAPWNQFLAMFILFVGTSFVIWVALRMVSGMIDRMRLKEFDRQVGALFGLAKGALLCTIITLFAVTLFGERIQHAIVASESGRLIARVLAESNSIMPPELRSVVQPYLEQFGEEQLGDQPDSAEPWLSQSQTPANINPNVDPNWLQPNAQPANHFRPQNGFQQAQQNATPNGLRSQSSFGGFGGTTTPAIDSAAGPQQQAPTWRQSATPQWQTPRR, from the coding sequence ATGCAGACTTACGACATTCTGATGACAATCATCTTGGTCGGCGCAACCCTCTTGGGCGCGATCCGTGGATTTGCATGGCAACTCGCCTCAATCGCTTCCATCGTTGTCAGCTACGCCGTCGCGTATCACTATCGCGAACCGTTCAGCCAGAACATTCATGCAGCGGCGCCGTGGAATCAATTCCTGGCAATGTTCATCCTGTTCGTCGGAACCTCTTTCGTGATCTGGGTCGCACTGCGGATGGTCAGCGGAATGATCGACCGAATGCGTCTGAAAGAATTTGACCGTCAAGTCGGAGCCCTGTTTGGACTCGCCAAAGGAGCCCTGCTGTGCACGATCATCACGCTCTTCGCGGTCACGCTGTTTGGTGAACGAATTCAACACGCAATTGTCGCCAGCGAGAGCGGCCGACTGATCGCCCGCGTGCTCGCCGAGTCCAACTCGATCATGCCGCCGGAACTGCGGAGCGTCGTCCAACCGTACCTGGAACAATTTGGGGAGGAGCAACTCGGCGACCAACCGGATTCAGCCGAACCTTGGCTCTCGCAATCCCAGACGCCAGCGAACATCAATCCGAATGTCGACCCAAATTGGCTCCAGCCGAACGCTCAACCAGCGAACCACTTCCGACCACAAAACGGCTTCCAACAAGCCCAGCAAAATGCGACTCCCAATGGCCTGAGATCGCAGTCATCATTTGGCGGTTTCGGTGGCACAACCACACCGGCCATCGACTCGGCCGCGGGCCCGCAACAGCAGGCTCCGACATGGCGGCAATCCGCAACGCCGCAGTGGCAAACGCCGCGTCGTTGA
- a CDS encoding FliA/WhiG family RNA polymerase sigma factor, which yields MIITEDSMPATATADDPILKVWTSFKSTTKDSPDYEPLRNQLVERYMQLVRYNGERIWQRLPDGVELDDLISAGMFGLMDAIDAYDTERGVKFETFCVPRIRGAMLDELRKMDWVPRLVRSKASKLATATKTLEARFGRAPTVQELSAHMEIDIKEVEKMQSEANAVGVVSLNKKWYETDSYKDVREIDILEDKKGEDPTRRVQKNDLMRLVTKGLNRNERLIIILYYYEELTMKEIGATLDLSESRVSQMHTAIVNRLQQQLGVRRLEFGA from the coding sequence GTGATCATCACGGAGGATTCGATGCCGGCTACCGCAACTGCAGACGACCCGATCTTGAAGGTATGGACTTCTTTCAAATCCACCACCAAAGATTCGCCGGACTATGAGCCGCTGCGGAACCAGTTGGTCGAACGCTACATGCAACTGGTTCGCTACAACGGCGAACGCATCTGGCAGCGATTGCCTGATGGTGTGGAGCTGGATGACTTGATCAGCGCCGGCATGTTCGGCTTGATGGACGCCATCGATGCTTACGACACCGAACGCGGTGTGAAGTTCGAGACGTTCTGCGTGCCGCGGATTCGTGGAGCGATGCTCGACGAACTTCGCAAAATGGACTGGGTGCCACGCTTGGTTCGCAGCAAAGCGAGCAAGTTGGCCACCGCCACCAAGACCTTGGAAGCTCGTTTCGGTCGTGCACCGACCGTCCAAGAGTTGTCGGCTCACATGGAGATCGACATCAAGGAAGTGGAAAAGATGCAAAGCGAAGCCAACGCCGTCGGCGTCGTCTCGCTGAACAAGAAGTGGTACGAAACGGACAGCTACAAAGACGTCCGTGAAATTGACATCTTGGAAGACAAGAAGGGCGAAGATCCCACCCGCCGCGTTCAGAAAAACGATCTGATGCGTTTGGTCACCAAAGGGTTGAATCGCAACGAACGTCTGATCATCATCCTGTACTACTACGAAGAACTGACGATGAAAGAGATCGGGGCCACCTTGGACCTGTCGGAATCTCGCGTCAGCCAAATGCACACTGCCATCGTCAATCGTTTGCAACAGCAACTCGGCGTTCGTCGCCTTGAGTTCGGGGCTTAA
- a CDS encoding glycosyltransferase family 4 protein, with translation MRIAHVITRMIIGGAQENTLHNCQDLVHLHGDEVLLVTGPAVGPEGDLLAARVRSGAVAVDRSGVDRPGVDRPGVDAEGRAGRFELDGLPIELLDSLRRAIHPVNDWRAARDLRRTLLAFDPDVVHTHSAKGGLLGRHVGWGLKRRSTGKRPVVVHTVHGAPFHDYQSRPAHDFFVGCERWAASRCHKLISVADAMTDLMVDAGVAPRQKFVTIHSGMNVDPFVHAVDHRETVRQKYGLGAEHVVVGKIARLFHLKGHVDLISAAKRVADRYPNVRFLLVGDGILRAELEQQIESLGLKEHFIFTGLVPPSEVPAMIGAMDILVHASYREGLARALPQALIAGRPAISYDIDGAREVVIDDQTGYLVGAGQVDDLADRMIRLVGDAELRQRMGREGQARFTDVFRHETMTRRIRELYSELRTVCHS, from the coding sequence ATGCGTATCGCTCATGTGATCACCCGAATGATCATTGGCGGTGCGCAAGAGAACACGCTGCACAACTGCCAGGACCTCGTTCACCTTCATGGGGACGAGGTCTTGCTCGTGACGGGGCCCGCCGTTGGTCCTGAAGGTGACTTGTTGGCCGCTCGCGTTCGCTCTGGTGCGGTCGCCGTTGACCGGTCTGGTGTTGACCGGCCTGGGGTTGACCGGCCTGGGGTTGATGCAGAGGGCAGGGCAGGGCGGTTTGAACTGGACGGGCTGCCAATCGAGCTGCTCGATTCCTTGCGGCGTGCGATTCATCCTGTCAACGATTGGCGTGCCGCTCGTGATTTGCGGCGAACGTTGTTGGCGTTTGATCCCGATGTCGTTCACACACACAGTGCCAAAGGCGGCTTGCTTGGCAGGCATGTGGGATGGGGCCTGAAGCGAAGGTCCACTGGCAAACGCCCGGTGGTCGTTCACACGGTCCATGGCGCGCCCTTTCATGATTACCAGTCCAGGCCGGCTCATGATTTCTTCGTGGGTTGTGAACGCTGGGCCGCATCACGTTGTCACAAACTGATCTCGGTCGCCGATGCGATGACGGACTTGATGGTGGATGCGGGTGTCGCTCCACGCCAGAAATTTGTGACGATTCACAGTGGCATGAATGTCGACCCGTTCGTTCACGCGGTGGATCATCGAGAAACGGTGCGACAGAAGTATGGTTTGGGAGCGGAACATGTGGTGGTGGGCAAGATCGCTCGCCTGTTTCATCTGAAAGGCCACGTCGATCTGATTTCCGCCGCCAAACGCGTCGCGGACCGCTATCCCAACGTGCGGTTTCTGCTGGTCGGAGACGGCATCCTGCGTGCTGAACTCGAACAGCAGATTGAGTCACTGGGATTGAAAGAGCACTTCATTTTCACCGGTTTGGTGCCTCCTTCGGAGGTGCCCGCCATGATCGGTGCGATGGACATCTTGGTTCACGCTTCTTACCGAGAAGGTTTGGCACGAGCTCTTCCGCAGGCCCTGATCGCCGGGCGTCCGGCAATCAGCTACGACATCGACGGGGCTCGTGAAGTCGTGATCGACGACCAAACGGGATATCTGGTTGGGGCAGGGCAGGTCGATGACTTGGCGGATCGGATGATCCGCTTGGTTGGCGACGCCGAACTTCGTCAGCGGATGGGGCGGGAGGGCCAGGCTCGATTCACCGATGTCTTCCGGCACGAAACGATGACCCGCCGAATTCGCGAGCTGTATTCGGAATTGCGAACGGTCTGTCACAGCTAA
- a CDS encoding serine/threonine-protein kinase — MSKSRDFLGPYRLARLIRIGSTAEVWEAIDEGDQKRYALKILRQSMSNDKAELASLKHEYNVGKTLNSPRIIKMIDHRVENGRPFLVLELFSEMNMKQALRKGPDSLAYMLDKVIEQAAEGLYYMHTKNWIHRDIKPDNYLVSHTGETKLIDFTITERKRTGLSKMFYKAKNIQGTRSYMPPEQIRGKLCDERSDIYSFGCVLFEACTGKPPYTGQTPNDLLSKHLSASIPSPIVYNDNVTKDFADLVKSMMAKSPDARPESVWEFLKVFRNIEVWRKRPRRPEVTVFDEDGSMKSAEDMIKRPEPTSDEEEEN; from the coding sequence ATGTCCAAATCACGCGACTTTCTAGGCCCTTATCGACTCGCTCGTTTGATCCGCATCGGATCGACCGCTGAAGTTTGGGAAGCGATTGATGAAGGGGACCAGAAGCGATACGCGCTCAAGATTTTGCGGCAGTCGATGTCGAACGACAAAGCCGAGCTGGCGTCGCTCAAGCACGAATACAACGTCGGCAAAACGCTCAACAGCCCGCGGATCATCAAAATGATCGATCACCGCGTCGAGAACGGGCGGCCATTCTTGGTGCTGGAATTGTTCAGTGAAATGAACATGAAGCAGGCGCTTCGCAAGGGGCCTGACTCCCTGGCCTACATGCTCGACAAAGTCATCGAGCAAGCCGCCGAAGGCCTCTACTACATGCACACGAAGAACTGGATTCACCGCGATATCAAACCAGACAATTATCTGGTTTCGCATACCGGTGAGACCAAGCTGATTGACTTCACGATCACCGAACGGAAGCGAACCGGTTTGAGCAAGATGTTCTACAAGGCCAAGAACATCCAAGGCACACGCAGTTACATGCCTCCCGAACAAATTCGCGGGAAGTTGTGTGACGAACGCAGCGACATCTATTCGTTTGGATGTGTGCTCTTCGAAGCCTGCACAGGCAAGCCGCCTTACACCGGGCAGACTCCCAACGATTTGTTGTCGAAGCACCTGTCCGCTTCGATCCCCAGCCCGATTGTCTACAACGACAACGTGACCAAGGACTTTGCGGACTTGGTCAAAAGCATGATGGCGAAGTCGCCCGACGCCCGGCCGGAATCGGTGTGGGAGTTCTTGAAAGTCTTCCGCAACATCGAAGTTTGGCGGAAGCGTCCTCGTCGGCCGGAGGTGACCGTCTTCGACGAAGACGGTTCCATGAAATCCGCTGAGGACATGATCAAACGCCCCGAACCTACCAGCGACGAAGAAGAGGAAAACTGA
- a CDS encoding serine/threonine-protein kinase: MIELLGSGGMGHVYRAQDTRLQRTVALKVMNQRFAKSPNSRKRIVEEARSMAAVHHDNVATLFEVGQRNGTPFLAMELLQGATLEQLLQSGRRFTSEEIISIADQVALGLEAAHDRGIIHRDIKPANLWIQSPSERVKILDFGLAVGGSAVQGLAKGDSVVGTPGYLSPEQARNETVDERTDLYSLGVVMYEMFAGKVPLLAPNTPTQLVNILCREPLPLSQRQRDGVPVEVPEPLERLIMRLLSKEPGQRYETAGHFRKALRSVSDEMQNAQRAELAIQIDPGAGASSGVSDSGDSNSNAAVKSVGGNSKSLLMVGGLAAVALIGGGVWWALRDAAPEKQTAVASVAEKAPAVLAAGLGALKLTGKVISDPEVPVGQMARFRLQLTNQAASPETDPRVRYSQAGQVARITTYLQQEGQLKRKAPAFPRSFSPRQLPAPGETQSIEIQFLTTNMAQERFDVIFELQSPAGASVNSIASQFEVIENLRSGDLLGFGTIRTRAGKGADTFVSRGSTEDFGKQPALVVHRAGEEQGNVWAISFLRFDLSQLDPPSGMESDSVNSVLERIDRSALLLSMAPDSHPGAGRITVHGWPSDLPTPDGTGALDWKESGEGHLTFETSPVGEGMEGLVPLGELEFNNSGEGLKDQPDGIRFISKALDDFLRSSPGVVTLVLSQEGWLDDPTRFHSRDRSPELAPGLAVRWKTEASEPGF, translated from the coding sequence GTGATTGAGTTGTTGGGCAGCGGCGGCATGGGGCACGTCTATCGCGCCCAGGACACGCGGTTGCAACGCACCGTGGCGCTCAAGGTGATGAACCAGCGGTTCGCGAAATCGCCGAACAGTCGCAAGCGGATCGTCGAAGAAGCCCGCTCGATGGCCGCCGTTCACCACGACAATGTGGCGACGCTGTTCGAAGTCGGTCAACGCAATGGCACGCCGTTCTTGGCAATGGAATTGCTGCAGGGAGCAACGCTGGAACAGCTGCTGCAATCCGGTCGTCGATTCACATCGGAAGAGATCATCTCGATCGCCGATCAAGTCGCCTTGGGGCTGGAAGCGGCTCATGACCGAGGGATCATTCACCGGGATATCAAACCCGCGAATTTGTGGATTCAGTCACCCAGCGAACGGGTCAAAATTCTGGATTTCGGATTGGCGGTCGGCGGATCGGCGGTGCAAGGGTTGGCCAAAGGCGACAGCGTTGTTGGGACGCCGGGGTACTTGTCGCCTGAACAGGCACGCAATGAAACGGTCGACGAACGCACCGACCTCTACTCACTCGGCGTGGTGATGTATGAAATGTTTGCTGGCAAAGTGCCGTTGTTGGCGCCCAACACCCCGACCCAGCTCGTCAATATTCTGTGCCGCGAACCGTTGCCGCTATCGCAGCGACAGCGTGACGGTGTTCCGGTCGAAGTGCCCGAACCGCTTGAGCGGCTGATCATGAGGTTGTTGTCCAAGGAACCCGGGCAGCGATACGAGACCGCGGGACATTTTCGCAAAGCATTGCGGTCCGTTTCCGACGAGATGCAAAACGCTCAACGGGCCGAATTGGCAATTCAAATCGACCCTGGTGCCGGGGCATCCAGTGGAGTGTCTGACTCCGGCGATTCGAATTCGAATGCCGCGGTCAAGTCCGTTGGCGGCAACTCGAAGTCGCTGCTCATGGTTGGCGGTCTGGCTGCCGTCGCGTTGATCGGCGGTGGTGTGTGGTGGGCGCTTCGCGATGCCGCGCCGGAGAAACAAACGGCTGTGGCGTCGGTTGCGGAGAAGGCTCCTGCTGTGCTGGCCGCTGGATTGGGAGCATTGAAGCTGACCGGCAAGGTGATTTCCGACCCCGAAGTTCCGGTGGGGCAGATGGCTCGGTTCCGGCTTCAATTGACCAACCAGGCAGCGTCGCCCGAGACCGATCCGCGAGTCCGGTATTCGCAAGCCGGCCAGGTCGCACGCATCACGACCTATCTGCAACAGGAAGGCCAGCTCAAACGCAAAGCTCCCGCGTTCCCGCGATCGTTCTCGCCAAGGCAGTTGCCGGCACCTGGCGAGACGCAGTCGATCGAGATTCAGTTTTTGACCACCAACATGGCGCAGGAACGATTTGACGTGATCTTTGAATTGCAATCGCCTGCGGGTGCCAGTGTCAATTCGATCGCATCCCAATTCGAAGTCATCGAGAACTTGCGATCAGGAGACCTGTTGGGTTTCGGCACGATTCGCACACGAGCAGGAAAGGGAGCGGACACGTTTGTGAGTCGCGGCAGCACCGAGGACTTTGGCAAACAACCCGCTCTGGTCGTGCATCGTGCCGGCGAAGAACAAGGCAACGTGTGGGCGATCTCGTTCCTGAGGTTTGACCTTTCGCAATTGGATCCGCCTTCAGGAATGGAATCCGATTCCGTGAATTCCGTGCTGGAGCGGATCGATCGTTCGGCGTTGTTGTTGAGCATGGCTCCCGATTCACACCCCGGTGCGGGGCGAATCACCGTTCACGGTTGGCCGTCGGATTTGCCGACGCCAGACGGGACGGGAGCGTTGGATTGGAAAGAATCCGGCGAAGGCCACCTGACGTTTGAGACCAGCCCAGTGGGCGAGGGCATGGAGGGTTTGGTGCCGCTGGGGGAACTGGAATTCAATAATTCGGGGGAAGGATTGAAGGACCAACCGGACGGCATTCGTTTCATTTCCAAGGCGTTGGATGATTTTCTGCGTTCGTCGCCGGGAGTCGTGACCTTGGTGTTGTCGCAGGAAGGCTGGTTGGACGATCCCACGCGTTTTCATTCCCGAGACCGATCGCCCGAACTGGCACCCGGATTGGCGGTTCGCTGGAAAACAGAGGCAAGCGAGCCTGGTTTCTGA
- the flhA gene encoding flagellar biosynthesis protein FlhA, translating to MRYRDLVLPIGIIMCLVVILVPLPPFLMDLLLATNITVGVIVLLTTVYVTTPLDFSIFPSLLLATTLARLVLNVATTRLILTSTESGSGGAAGGVIQGFGEFVAGDRIEIGIIIFVIIVLIQFIVITKGATRISEVAARFALDGMPGRQMAIDADMNAGLIDEKEAQRRREEIANQADFYGAMDGASKFVRGDAIAGIVITLVNVAGGLYIGVMRYGMTVSEAAELFTKLTIGDGLVSQVPALLISLAAGLLVTRSARKASLPEQFLQQLFSNPKALAVAGGFLSMLILTNLPAIPMATLGASCIGLAVVMNRQNKQNERDELDAEEAEQAAASAPAEKRVEDYLNVDPMELAIGLGLLSLADPNRGGDLMQRITGVRHSIAGDIGVVLPKVRIRDDMNLHDYEYEIRIAGNPLTKQRVLPDRLLAIDSGHTTGVIDGEPTKDPTFGEPAVWIDPIRREQAAIYGYTTVEPGAVLATHLQELARRHADELLNRDATKHLIDELKTAAPAVVDELIPGMLKISDVQQVLQTLLREDVPIRQLAIILETLGDHAGRTKDPIWLSEYVRHRLARTISTRYRDDMGQLHVVALDPAMEDRIAAGIEHTERGLFVRMSPQAVDSTCDKISQAVKKLITLGHTPVILVSPRIRPGLRQIIAGSMPRVRVLSYNEITQDTKIQSHGVVSD from the coding sequence ATGCGCTACCGAGATTTGGTTTTGCCGATTGGCATCATCATGTGTTTGGTGGTGATCCTCGTGCCATTGCCGCCGTTCTTGATGGACTTGTTGCTGGCAACCAACATCACCGTTGGTGTGATTGTGTTGCTGACCACGGTTTACGTCACCACGCCGCTTGATTTCAGCATTTTCCCCTCGTTGCTGCTGGCCACAACGCTCGCTCGATTGGTGCTCAACGTCGCCACGACGCGGTTGATTTTGACCAGCACCGAATCCGGCAGCGGGGGTGCCGCCGGCGGGGTGATCCAGGGCTTTGGCGAGTTTGTCGCTGGGGACCGGATTGAAATCGGGATCATTATCTTTGTGATCATCGTGTTGATTCAGTTCATCGTGATCACCAAGGGTGCGACTCGAATCAGTGAAGTCGCCGCCCGATTCGCGTTGGATGGGATGCCAGGTCGCCAGATGGCGATCGATGCGGACATGAACGCGGGTTTGATCGACGAAAAAGAAGCTCAACGTCGCCGCGAAGAAATCGCCAACCAAGCTGACTTTTATGGGGCGATGGATGGTGCCAGTAAGTTTGTCCGCGGGGATGCCATCGCTGGCATCGTGATCACGCTGGTCAACGTGGCGGGTGGTCTCTACATCGGTGTGATGCGATATGGCATGACCGTGTCCGAGGCCGCGGAGTTGTTCACCAAGCTGACGATCGGTGATGGTCTGGTCAGCCAGGTGCCGGCGCTGCTGATCTCGCTGGCCGCTGGTTTGTTGGTCACGCGGAGTGCTCGCAAAGCCAGTTTGCCTGAGCAGTTTTTGCAGCAGTTGTTCAGCAATCCAAAGGCACTGGCGGTCGCCGGTGGCTTTCTATCGATGTTGATCCTGACCAACTTGCCCGCGATTCCGATGGCAACCTTGGGAGCAAGTTGCATCGGGTTGGCCGTCGTGATGAATCGCCAGAACAAACAAAACGAACGAGACGAGTTGGATGCTGAAGAGGCGGAGCAAGCCGCTGCTTCTGCACCGGCTGAGAAACGAGTCGAAGACTACTTGAACGTCGACCCGATGGAGTTGGCGATTGGCTTGGGGTTGTTGTCGTTGGCGGATCCCAACCGTGGCGGCGATTTAATGCAGCGAATCACGGGGGTTCGTCACTCGATCGCAGGCGACATTGGCGTCGTGCTTCCCAAGGTCCGGATTCGTGACGACATGAATTTGCATGACTACGAATACGAGATTCGGATTGCTGGGAACCCACTGACCAAACAACGCGTGTTGCCGGATCGTTTGTTGGCCATCGACAGCGGCCACACCACGGGCGTCATCGATGGTGAACCGACCAAGGATCCAACCTTCGGTGAACCGGCCGTTTGGATCGATCCGATCCGTCGCGAACAAGCCGCGATCTATGGCTACACGACCGTGGAACCGGGGGCGGTTTTGGCCACTCACTTGCAAGAGCTGGCGCGCCGTCATGCGGACGAATTGTTGAATCGAGACGCAACGAAGCATTTGATCGACGAACTGAAGACAGCTGCACCGGCCGTGGTCGACGAACTGATCCCAGGGATGTTGAAGATCAGTGACGTTCAGCAGGTCCTGCAAACACTGCTTCGCGAAGATGTGCCGATTCGACAATTGGCGATCATCTTGGAAACGCTGGGCGATCACGCAGGGCGAACGAAGGATCCGATTTGGCTGAGCGAATACGTCCGTCATCGTTTGGCGCGCACGATCAGCACACGCTACCGGGATGACATGGGCCAGCTGCACGTGGTGGCCCTGGATCCGGCCATGGAAGATCGCATTGCGGCGGGAATCGAACATACCGAGCGAGGACTTTTTGTCCGGATGAGCCCACAAGCGGTGGACTCGACTTGCGACAAAATCTCCCAAGCAGTTAAGAAACTAATCACGCTGGGCCATACCCCGGTGATTTTGGTCAGCCCGCGGATTCGTCCCGGACTTCGCCAGATCATTGCTGGTTCCATGCCCCGCGTTCGTGTGCTGTCGTACAACGAAATCACACAGGACACAAAAATCCAGTCACACGGCGTGGTGAGTGATTGA
- a CDS encoding acetyl-CoA carboxylase carboxyltransferase subunit alpha produces MAGPGLEFENEIADLEEQIASLERNTDRSEEIDSAIRSLRLARVAKLKETYSSLDPWQTVQVARHKNRPYTRDYLNLAFDEFVELHGDKHFGDDRAMLSGFAKLDRFKVMVIGHQKGRTYKERAACHFGCAHPEGYRKAMVKMKMAEKYRLPVICFIDTPGAYPGIGAEERGQAQVIAESMFMMSDLKTPVICVVIGEGGSGGALGIGVGDRVAVLQHAYYSVISPEGCAGILWKSHEHAPKAAAALRFTSDHLLRLGVVDDVLEEPLGGAHRDHHQMATRMKTYLSRQLSELEAMPVDQMLQQRYEKFRRLGVFLEEN; encoded by the coding sequence ATGGCCGGACCCGGATTGGAATTTGAAAACGAGATCGCGGATCTGGAGGAGCAAATCGCTTCGCTAGAACGGAACACCGATCGCAGTGAAGAAATTGACTCAGCGATTCGATCGTTGCGTTTGGCTCGTGTTGCCAAATTGAAAGAGACGTACTCATCGCTGGATCCGTGGCAAACGGTCCAAGTGGCTCGTCATAAGAACCGGCCTTACACGCGTGATTACCTCAACTTAGCGTTTGACGAATTTGTCGAATTGCACGGTGACAAACACTTTGGCGACGACCGCGCGATGCTGTCCGGTTTCGCGAAGTTGGATCGATTCAAGGTGATGGTGATCGGTCACCAAAAAGGAAGGACTTACAAGGAACGTGCGGCTTGTCACTTTGGTTGCGCTCATCCGGAAGGTTATCGCAAGGCCATGGTGAAAATGAAAATGGCCGAGAAATATCGCTTGCCGGTCATTTGTTTTATTGACACGCCCGGAGCCTATCCAGGGATCGGTGCCGAGGAACGCGGCCAGGCTCAAGTGATCGCAGAGAGCATGTTCATGATGAGCGACCTGAAGACCCCGGTGATCTGCGTCGTGATCGGCGAAGGTGGATCCGGTGGTGCTCTCGGAATCGGCGTCGGCGATCGAGTCGCGGTTTTGCAGCACGCTTACTACAGCGTCATCAGCCCGGAAGGCTGTGCCGGGATTCTGTGGAAGAGTCACGAACACGCACCCAAAGCGGCCGCGGCGCTGCGGTTCACGAGCGACCATTTGTTGCGTTTGGGCGTCGTCGATGATGTGCTCGAAGAACCGCTCGGTGGCGCTCATCGTGACCACCATCAAATGGCGACTCGGATGAAGACTTATCTGTCGCGTCAGTTGTCTGAATTGGAAGCGATGCCGGTCGATCAGATGCTCCAGCAACGCTACGAAAAGTTCCGTCGGCTCGGCGTCTTCTTGGAAGAGAACTGA